In Lentisphaerota bacterium, one DNA window encodes the following:
- a CDS encoding threonine--tRNA ligase, translating into MLRHSTAHVMAAAVGRLFGPVLFDIGPATDDGFYYDFDLAHRLTPDDFPAIEAEMAKLVRENIPFERLEVSRSEAVALLAGQTYKLERLADIPAGETISLYRCGEFLDLCRGPHAARTGELGAFKILSVAGSYYRGKETNPMLQRLYGMTAATQADLDAELARIEEAKKRDHRRLGRELDLYSISEDVGPGLAHWHPKGGRIRVAIEDFWRREHFRAGYEMVFTPHVGRAKLWDTSGHLGFYRDSMFPSMSITEDEGGKDESVEPYFVRPMNCPFHIQIYKTRRYSYRDLPLRWAELGTVYRFEKEGVRHGLLRVRGFTQDDAHIFCTPDQIEGEVRRTVVFALGILRKFGFTDITAFLSTRPEKAVGLPERWEQATRSLENALQAENLSYTVDAGGGAFYGPKIDLKIRDALGRPWQLGTVQFDFNLPERFDLTYIGEDGKEHQPYMVHRALLGSLERFFGILIEHYAGAFPLWLAPEQVRMLPITDKQLDFANDVAARLRAADIRVTVDANSEKIGAKIRRAQMDKVPIMAVVGGREAEAGAVAVRRREGGDQGAMPVAAFIDLIRSELNA; encoded by the coding sequence ATGCTGCGCCACAGCACGGCGCATGTAATGGCGGCGGCGGTCGGCAGACTGTTCGGCCCGGTGTTGTTCGACATCGGCCCGGCGACGGACGACGGCTTTTATTATGACTTCGATCTGGCTCACCGGTTGACGCCCGATGATTTCCCCGCGATCGAGGCGGAAATGGCGAAGCTGGTTCGCGAAAACATTCCCTTCGAGCGACTGGAGGTATCCCGCAGCGAGGCGGTGGCCCTGCTGGCCGGTCAGACCTACAAGCTCGAACGCTTGGCCGACATTCCGGCTGGCGAGACGATTTCGCTCTACCGTTGCGGCGAGTTCCTGGATCTCTGTCGCGGCCCGCATGCGGCCCGCACGGGCGAACTGGGTGCCTTCAAGATCCTCTCGGTCGCGGGCTCTTACTATCGCGGCAAAGAGACCAACCCGATGTTGCAGCGGCTCTACGGAATGACGGCTGCGACGCAGGCTGATCTGGACGCCGAGCTCGCTCGCATCGAGGAGGCCAAGAAGCGCGACCATCGCCGCCTCGGCCGCGAACTGGATCTGTACAGCATCAGCGAAGACGTCGGCCCCGGGCTGGCCCACTGGCATCCCAAGGGGGGTCGGATCCGCGTGGCGATCGAGGACTTCTGGCGCCGCGAGCATTTCCGCGCCGGTTACGAGATGGTCTTCACGCCGCATGTCGGCCGGGCCAAACTGTGGGACACATCGGGGCACCTCGGTTTTTACCGTGACAGCATGTTTCCGAGCATGTCGATTACCGAAGACGAGGGCGGCAAGGACGAGTCGGTCGAGCCGTACTTTGTCAGGCCCATGAACTGCCCCTTCCACATCCAGATCTACAAGACCCGGCGCTACTCCTACCGCGACCTGCCCCTGCGCTGGGCCGAGCTCGGCACCGTCTATCGCTTTGAGAAGGAGGGCGTCCGCCACGGCCTGTTGCGCGTGCGCGGCTTCACCCAGGACGACGCGCACATCTTCTGCACGCCGGATCAGATCGAGGGCGAAGTGCGGCGCACCGTCGTGTTTGCCCTGGGCATTTTACGCAAGTTCGGATTCACCGATATCACGGCATTCCTCTCCACGCGCCCGGAGAAGGCGGTCGGCCTCCCCGAACGGTGGGAGCAGGCCACTCGTTCGCTGGAAAACGCCCTTCAGGCTGAAAATCTGTCCTACACGGTGGACGCGGGCGGCGGCGCCTTCTACGGGCCGAAGATCGATTTGAAGATTCGCGACGCCTTGGGGCGGCCCTGGCAGCTCGGCACCGTGCAATTCGACTTCAACCTGCCCGAACGGTTCGACCTCACCTACATCGGCGAGGACGGCAAGGAGCACCAGCCCTACATGGTGCACCGGGCGCTGCTGGGCAGCCTCGAGCGCTTCTTCGGCATCCTGATCGAGCACTATGCGGGCGCATTCCCGCTCTGGCTGGCTCCTGAGCAGGTGCGGATGCTGCCGATCACTGATAAGCAGTTGGATTTCGCGAACGACGTGGCCGCCCGTCTGCGCGCCGCCGACATTCGCGTGACGGTGGATGCGAACTCCGAGAAGATCGGAGCCAAGATCCGCCGCGCCCAAATGGACAAGGTGCCCATCATGGCGGTTGTTGGCGGCCGTGAAGCGGAGGCTGGAGCCGTCGCGGTGCGCCGCCGCGAGGGTGGCGACCAGGGTGCGATGCCCGTGGCCGCCTTCATCGATCTGATCCGCAGCGAACTCAACGCCTAA